One Littorina saxatilis isolate snail1 linkage group LG10, US_GU_Lsax_2.0, whole genome shotgun sequence DNA window includes the following coding sequences:
- the LOC138978503 gene encoding 14-3-3 protein zeta-like encodes MAGSAKLVEGLENTEELISFAKVAEQAERYDDMAKAMKKVTEKNLKLTQEFRNLLSVAYKNVVGARRSSWRVICMIEQKAETENRKKISKEFRKTVEKELDSTCQEVLNLLDTYLLKNFKDPEEQVFYLKMKGDYWRYMAEYKDGDEGKEREDAIGKAQAAYTDAMDVAKESMPPTHPNRLGLALNYSVFYYEILNSPDKACNLAKEAFDEAIHELDNLQGEECKDSTLIMQLLRDNLTLWTSDTSAENGGDAQD; translated from the coding sequence ATGGCTGGAAGCGCCAAACTCGTTGAAGGTCTGGAAAACACGGAGGAGTTGATTAGTTTCGCTAAGGTTGCGGAACAAGCAGAAAGGTACGATGACATGGCGAAAGCCATGAAGAAAGTTACGGAGAAGAATCTGAAGCTGACCCAAGAGTTTCGTAACCTCTTGTCTGTAGCGTACAAGAATGTTGTCGGCGCCAGGCGATCATCCTGGCGAGTGATCTGCATGATCGAGCAGAAAGCTGAGACGGAAAACCGAAAGAAAATTTCGAAGGAGTTCCGGAAAACCGTCGAAAAGGAGCTAGACAGCACATGTCAGGAAGTGCTAAATCTCCTCGACACCTACTTGCTAAAAAACTTTAAAGACCCGGAGGAGCAAGTGTTTTACTTGAAGATGAAGGGCGATTACTGGCGTTACATGGCAGAGTACAAGGATGGTGACGAGGGAAAGGAGCGTGAGGATGCCATTGGGAAAGCTCAGGCAGCCTACACGGATGCCATGGACGTTGCCAAGGAATCCATGCCACCAACGCACCCCAATCGCCTTGGACTTGCTCTGAATTACTCTGTTTTCTACTACGAGATTCTGAATTCTCCGGATAAGGCATGCAACCTTGCTAAGGAAGCATTCGACGAGGCAATTCATGAGCTCGACAACCTGCAAGGGGAAGAGTGCAAAGACAGTACACTTATAATGCAGCTGCTGCGTGACAACTTGACCCTCTGGACGTCTGATACATCTGCAGAGAACGGTGGTGATGCACAAGACTGA
- the LOC138978502 gene encoding m7GpppX diphosphatase-like: MAATVAGDCGEAKKRKLSGGEPDIPVSPSPSVFRKFRVDKILREDQRNKLITVVGKFGNEAEKDAVVLVERLPLDKTFVEQALAAEDAMTKETLKNDIYSTHSVYTPRAFPDCKATMIYPATAKHIAKYSEHDAFIVRETPHLYQTVTKPCLDVNKFSVQWVHNILEKKTEADRIVFEDPDPETGFILLPDMKWNRTDLDSLYLVAIVHKHGVHSMRHLTAQHLPLLKNVLEKGKKAIKGQFGIPSSKLRIYFHYQPSYSHLHVHFTHVKFDAPGSDCLRAHTLEDVIDNLDLDSDFYSKKTLVYVVRENDELYKAYKAATYFDD; the protein is encoded by the exons atgGCGGCTACCGTAGCGGGAGATTGCGGCGAAGCGAAAAAACGAAAGCTTTCTGGTGGTGAACCAGATATTCCAGTATCACCATCACCCAGTGTTTTCAGAAAATTCAGAGTTGACAAGATTCTACGAGAAGATCAGAGGAATAAGTTGATAACTGTCGTGGGAAAATTTGGAAACGAAGCAGAAAAGGATGCAGTTGTCCTCGTGGAGAGACTCCCTCTAGACAAGACATTCGTCGAACAAGCCCTCGCTGCAGAAGATGCGATGACGAAGGAAACATTAAAGAATGACATCTACAGCACGCATTCTGTTTACACTCCTCGTGCATTTCCGG ATTGCAAAGCCACAATGATTTACCCCGCTACTGCAAAACACATTGCCAAGTACAGCGAACATGATGCCTTCATTGTTCGAGAGACACCACATCTCTACCAGACCGTCACCAAACCCTGTCTGGATGTCAACAAGTTTAGCGTGCAG TGGGTGCACAACATTCTGGAGAAAAAGACAGAAGCAGATCGCATCGTGTTCGAGGACCCTGACCCAGAGACGGGATTCATTCTTCTTCCCGATATGAAGTGGAATCGCACAGACCTGGACTCGCTCTACCTGGTGGCCATTGTTCACAAGCACGGCGTTCATTCTATGCGTCACTTGACTGCTCAACACCTGCCGCTGTTGAAGAATGTTCTGGAAAAGGGGAag AAAGCTATCAAGGGCCAGTTTGGTATTCCGTCCTCCAAGCTACGGATTTACTTCCACTATCAACCATCGTACAGCCACCTGCACGTTCACTTTACGCACGTCAAGTTTGATGCCCCAGGTTCTGATTGCCTCAGAGCACACACCCTTGAGGACGTCATTGATAATCTGGACCTGGACTCAGATTTCTACTCAAAGAAAACTTTAGTGTATGTTGTGAGAGAGAATGATGAGTTGTACAAAGCGTACAAGGCAGCAACATATTTTGATGATTAA